In a genomic window of Arvicanthis niloticus isolate mArvNil1 chromosome 8, mArvNil1.pat.X, whole genome shotgun sequence:
- the LOC117714306 gene encoding histone H2B type 1-C/E/F/G/I, which produces MPEPAKSAPAPKKGSKKAVTKAQKKDGKKRKRSRKESYSVYVYKVLKQVHPDTGISSKAMGIMNSFVNDIFERIAGEASRLAHYNKRSTITSREIQTAVRLLLPGELAKHAVSEGTKAVTKYTSSK; this is translated from the coding sequence ATGCCTGAGCCCGCCAAGTCCGCTCCCGCCCCGAAGAAGGGCTCCAAGAAGGCTGTGACTAAGGCGCAGAAGAAGGACGGCAAGAAGCGCAAGCGCAGCCGCAAGGAGAGCTACTCGGTGTACGTGTACAAGGTGCTGAAGCAAGTGCACCCCGACACCGGCATCTCGTCCAAGGCCATGGGCATCATGAACTCGTTCGTGAACGACATCTTCGAGCGCATCGCCGGCGAGGCGTCTCGCCTGGCGCATTACAACAAGCGCTCGACCATCACTTCCCGGGAGATCCAGACGGCCGTGCGCCTACTGCTGCCCGGGGAGCTGGCCAAGCACGCCGTGTCCGAGGGCACCAAGGCCGTCACCAAGTACACCAGCTCCAAGTGA
- the LOC117714304 gene encoding histone H2A type 1-B, with protein sequence MSGRGKQGGKARAKAKTRSSRAGLQFPVGRVHRLLRKGNYSERVGAGAPVYLAAVLEYLTAEILELAGNAARDNKKTRIIPRHLQLAIRNDEELNKLLGRVTIAQGGVLPNIQAVLLPKKTESHHKAKGK encoded by the coding sequence ATGTCTGGTCGTGGCAAGCAGGGTGGCAAGGCTCGCGCCAAGGCCAAGACCCGCTCCTCCCGGGCCGGCCTGCAGTTCCCCGTGGGCCGCGTGCACCGGCTGCTCCGCAAGGGCAACTACTCGGAGCGGGTGGGCGCCGGCGCCCCGGTGTACCTGGCGGCCGTGCTGGAGTACCTGACGGCCGAGATCCTGGAGCTGGCGGGCAACGCGGCCCGCGACAACAAGAAGACGCGCATCATCCCGCGCCACCTGCAGCTGGCCATCCGCAACGACGAGGAGCTCAACAAGCTGCTGGGCCGCGTGACCATCGCGCAGGGCGGCGTCCTGCCCAACATCCAGGCCGTGCTGCTGCCCAAGAAGACCGAGAGCCACCACAAGGCCAAGGGGAAATAA